One part of the Mycobacterium marinum genome encodes these proteins:
- a CDS encoding Cof-type HAD-IIB family hydrolase, whose translation MTTPESRPALIACDVDGTLLNDDEHVSGRTRDAVRAAVAGGATFILATGRPPRWVRPVVEELGFAPMAVCANGAVIYDPATDRVVSAHTLSVEALATLAEVSSRVIPGSGLAVERIGERAHDTATPQFVSSPGYEHAWLNPDNTEVSIENLLSAPAIKLLIRKAGAASADMAAELAKHVGIEGDITYSTNNGLVEIVPLGISKATGVRDVAAPLGIADTDVVAFGDMPNDVPMLLRAGLGVAMGNAHPDALAAANEVTAPNSEDGVAKVLERWWF comes from the coding sequence CTGACCACACCGGAGAGCCGGCCGGCGCTCATCGCCTGCGACGTCGACGGCACCTTGCTAAACGATGATGAACACGTCTCCGGGCGCACCCGTGATGCGGTGCGCGCCGCGGTTGCCGGTGGCGCGACCTTCATCCTGGCCACCGGCCGGCCGCCGCGCTGGGTACGGCCGGTCGTCGAAGAACTCGGGTTCGCGCCGATGGCGGTGTGCGCCAATGGCGCCGTCATCTACGATCCCGCGACCGACCGGGTGGTGTCGGCGCACACCCTCTCGGTTGAGGCGCTGGCCACGTTGGCGGAGGTTTCCAGTCGGGTAATTCCCGGGTCTGGGTTGGCGGTCGAGCGAATCGGCGAGCGAGCCCACGACACGGCGACCCCACAGTTCGTCAGTTCGCCCGGCTACGAGCACGCCTGGCTCAACCCGGACAACACCGAGGTGTCGATCGAAAACCTGCTCAGCGCCCCGGCGATCAAGCTGCTGATCCGCAAGGCCGGTGCCGCCAGCGCGGACATGGCGGCCGAACTGGCCAAGCACGTGGGCATCGAGGGCGACATCACCTACTCGACCAACAACGGGCTGGTCGAAATCGTGCCGCTGGGCATCAGCAAGGCCACCGGTGTGCGCGACGTCGCGGCGCCCTTGGGCATTGCCGATACGGACGTGGTGGCGTTCGGCGATATGCCCAACGATGTGCCGATGCTGTTGCGGGCCGGTTTGGGTGTGGCGATGGGCAATGCCCATCCCGACGCGTTGGCCGCCGCGAACGAGGTCACCGCCCCCAACAGTGAGGACGGTGTCGCCAAGGTGCTCGAGCGCTGGTGGTTCTGA
- a CDS encoding TetR/AcrR family transcriptional regulator — translation MVRPAQTVRSERTREALRQAAVVRFLAQGVEETSAEQIAADAGVSLRTFYRHFRSKHDLLFADYTGLHWFRAALDARPVDETIIDSVQTAIFAFPYDVEAVAKIATLRGGELDPSRIVRHIQEVQADFAEVIAAQLRRRSCAAAGTSAQTPDARVRTAVTARCIAAAVFGAMEVWMLGEDRSLGELARVCQLALETLRAGLTDTWCPDRPRTVSS, via the coding sequence ATGGTCAGGCCCGCGCAGACGGTGCGCAGCGAACGCACCCGCGAGGCCCTGCGCCAGGCCGCGGTGGTGCGTTTCCTGGCCCAGGGCGTCGAGGAGACGTCGGCCGAGCAGATCGCCGCCGATGCCGGGGTGTCACTGCGCACGTTCTATCGCCACTTCAGGTCCAAGCACGATCTGCTGTTTGCCGACTACACCGGTTTGCATTGGTTTCGCGCGGCGCTGGACGCCCGCCCCGTCGACGAGACGATCATCGATTCGGTACAGACCGCGATCTTCGCCTTTCCGTATGACGTTGAAGCCGTTGCGAAAATCGCCACCCTGCGCGGTGGAGAGCTGGACCCGAGCCGCATCGTCCGGCACATTCAGGAGGTCCAGGCCGACTTCGCCGAGGTGATCGCGGCTCAGCTGCGACGACGTAGCTGCGCCGCGGCGGGAACGTCGGCGCAAACCCCGGATGCCCGGGTCCGCACCGCGGTGACCGCGCGTTGCATTGCGGCCGCGGTGTTCGGCGCGATGGAAGTGTGGATGCTGGGCGAAGACCGGTCCCTCGGCGAGTTGGCGCGGGTGTGTCAGCTGGCGCTGGAGACGTTGCGGGCCGGGCTCACCGACACCTGGTGCCCCGACCGGCCCCGGACTGTTTCGTCATAA
- a CDS encoding MBL fold metallo-hydrolase gives MQVTSVGHAGFLIQTQSGSILCDPWVNPAYFASWFPFPDNSALDWDAIGDCDYLYVSHLHKDHFDAENLRSHVNKDAVVLLPDFPVPDLRNELEKLGFHRFFETTDSVKHRLSGPRGDLDIMIIALRAPADGPIGDSALVVSDGETTAFNMNDARPIELDMLASEFGHVDVHLLQYSGAIWYPMVYDMPARAKEAFGTQKRQRGMDRARQYVAQVDATWVVPSAGPPCFLDPELRELNDDRSDPANIFPDQMVFLDQMRIHGHDRGLLMIPGSIADFTGSTLNSLSHPLPTEDVEAIFTTGKSAYIADYADRMAPVIAAERASWAPADGEPLLEPLRALFEPIMLQSNEICDGIGYPVELVIGAETVVLDFPKRAVREPIPNEKFRYGFAIAPELVRTVLRDQEPDWVNTIFLSTRFQAWRVGGYNEYLYTFFKCLTDERIAYADGWFAETHDDSASITLDGWEIQRRCPHLKADLSKFGVVEDDTLTCNLHGWQWRLEDGRCLTTRGHQLRSSRK, from the coding sequence GTGCAGGTCACAAGCGTCGGCCACGCCGGCTTTCTGATTCAGACCCAGTCCGGCAGCATTCTGTGCGACCCCTGGGTCAACCCGGCCTACTTTGCTTCTTGGTTCCCGTTTCCGGACAACAGCGCACTGGACTGGGACGCCATCGGCGACTGCGACTACCTATATGTCTCGCATCTGCACAAGGATCACTTCGACGCCGAGAACTTGCGTTCGCACGTCAACAAAGACGCGGTGGTGCTGCTCCCGGACTTCCCCGTGCCGGATCTGCGAAATGAGCTCGAGAAGCTGGGATTTCACCGGTTCTTCGAAACCACCGACTCGGTCAAGCACCGGCTCAGCGGGCCCCGCGGCGATCTCGACATCATGATCATCGCGCTGCGGGCGCCGGCCGACGGTCCGATCGGTGACTCCGCGCTAGTGGTTTCCGACGGCGAGACCACCGCCTTCAATATGAATGACGCACGACCGATCGAGCTGGACATGCTGGCATCGGAGTTCGGCCACGTCGATGTGCACCTGCTGCAGTACTCCGGCGCGATCTGGTACCCGATGGTCTACGACATGCCGGCCAGGGCCAAGGAGGCGTTCGGCACCCAGAAGCGACAGCGCGGGATGGACCGGGCGCGCCAGTACGTCGCGCAGGTGGACGCGACCTGGGTGGTGCCGTCGGCGGGGCCACCGTGTTTTCTGGACCCCGAGCTGCGCGAGCTCAACGACGACCGCAGCGATCCGGCCAACATCTTCCCCGACCAGATGGTCTTCCTGGACCAGATGCGCATCCACGGCCATGATCGCGGTTTGCTGATGATTCCCGGATCGATCGCGGATTTCACCGGATCGACCCTGAATTCGCTGAGCCACCCGCTGCCCACCGAAGACGTCGAGGCCATCTTCACCACCGGAAAGTCCGCCTACATCGCCGATTACGCCGACCGGATGGCTCCGGTGATCGCCGCCGAACGGGCGAGTTGGGCCCCCGCCGACGGCGAGCCGCTACTCGAGCCGTTGCGCGCACTGTTCGAGCCGATCATGTTGCAGAGCAATGAGATCTGCGACGGTATCGGTTACCCCGTGGAACTGGTCATCGGCGCCGAAACCGTCGTACTGGACTTTCCGAAAAGGGCGGTGCGCGAGCCGATTCCCAACGAGAAGTTCCGCTACGGGTTTGCCATAGCGCCGGAGCTGGTGCGCACGGTACTGCGCGATCAAGAACCCGACTGGGTCAACACCATCTTCTTGTCCACCCGCTTCCAGGCCTGGCGAGTGGGTGGCTACAACGAATACCTGTACACGTTCTTCAAGTGCCTCACCGACGAGCGGATCGCCTACGCCGACGGCTGGTTCGCCGAGACTCACGACGACTCCGCTTCAATCACTCTGGACGGCTGGGAGATTCAGCGCCGCTGCCCTCACCTCAAAGCCGACCTATCGAAGTTCGGTGTGGTAGAAGACGATACGTTGACCTGCAACCTGCACGGGTGGCAGTGGCGCCTGGAGGACGGCCGCTGCCTCACCACCCGCGGTCACCAGCTGCGGAGCTCGCGGAAATGA
- a CDS encoding aminoglycoside phosphotransferase APH(3'), with product MSFPAAPPAVPPVVRRLAAGRPVQAVWANELGGVTFRVGPGAEFIKVARTGVFDFTAEAQRLRWASAHLTVPAVLDFGVEQDWAWLRTAGLPGVSAVHPRWVAAPDVAVRAIGVGLRTLHERLPVRACPFDWSAQSRLARLTAAGRANVGAPPPIDRLVVCHGDACAPNTLIAEDGNCCGHVDLGTLGVADRWADLAVATLSLQWNFPGHGWEAKFFAAYGVAPDPRRIDYYRRLWGAEDLDSS from the coding sequence TTGTCCTTCCCCGCCGCACCTCCCGCGGTGCCCCCGGTTGTCCGGCGGCTTGCCGCCGGGCGCCCCGTGCAAGCCGTCTGGGCCAACGAACTGGGCGGTGTGACCTTCCGGGTGGGCCCCGGCGCCGAGTTCATCAAGGTGGCCAGAACCGGCGTCTTCGACTTCACCGCCGAGGCGCAACGCTTGCGCTGGGCGTCAGCACACCTCACCGTGCCGGCGGTGCTGGACTTCGGGGTCGAGCAAGACTGGGCGTGGCTACGCACCGCGGGGCTACCCGGCGTCTCGGCCGTGCACCCCCGCTGGGTGGCCGCACCCGATGTCGCCGTGCGGGCGATCGGTGTGGGGTTGCGCACACTGCACGAGCGCTTGCCGGTCCGAGCGTGCCCATTCGACTGGTCTGCGCAAAGCCGGCTGGCGCGGCTGACCGCGGCGGGCCGGGCTAATGTCGGCGCCCCGCCCCCGATCGATCGGTTGGTGGTCTGCCACGGCGACGCGTGTGCACCCAACACCCTGATCGCCGAGGACGGCAACTGTTGCGGCCACGTCGACCTCGGCACGCTGGGCGTGGCCGATCGATGGGCTGACCTGGCGGTAGCAACGTTGTCGTTGCAGTGGAACTTTCCCGGCCACGGTTGGGAGGCGAAGTTCTTCGCCGCCTACGGAGTGGCGCCGGACCCACGGCGAATCGATTACTACCGGCGGCTGTGGGGGGCCGAGGATCTCGACTCAAGCTAA
- a CDS encoding DUF2834 domain-containing protein: MVSLLVHAVLGIAVIGWIIASNPQVYARPAAGAWFSPLECVYYAVGIASIALGWYFNIRFVREYSHGATNPIWGPGSWADYIRLMFTNPAAGSASQDYTIANVILLPLFSIVDGYRRGLRRPWLYFVSSLFTSFAFALAFYFATIERQHRHEQARDKVGV, translated from the coding sequence ATGGTGTCGCTTCTTGTCCACGCGGTTCTCGGAATTGCCGTCATCGGCTGGATCATCGCGTCGAACCCTCAGGTGTATGCCCGGCCGGCCGCAGGTGCGTGGTTCTCCCCGCTGGAATGCGTGTACTACGCGGTCGGCATCGCCTCGATCGCCTTGGGCTGGTACTTCAACATCCGCTTCGTCCGGGAGTACTCGCACGGCGCGACCAACCCCATCTGGGGCCCCGGTAGCTGGGCGGACTACATCCGGCTGATGTTCACCAACCCGGCCGCCGGTTCGGCCAGCCAGGACTACACGATCGCCAACGTGATCCTGCTGCCGCTGTTCTCCATCGTCGATGGCTACCGACGCGGTCTGCGCCGGCCCTGGCTGTACTTCGTGTCCAGCCTGTTCACCAGCTTCGCCTTCGCGCTGGCGTTCTACTTCGCCACCATCGAACGCCAGCACCGCCACGAACAGGCTCGCGACAAGGTGGGCGTCTAG
- the serS gene encoding serine--tRNA ligase: MIDLKLLREDPDVVRRSQLSRGEDPALVDALLTADTARRTAISTADSLRAEQKAASKGVGGASPEERPALLQRAKDLAEQVKAAEATQSETETAFTAAHMAIPNVILDGVPAGGEDDYAVLDVVGEPRAIDNPKDHLELGESLGLIDMARGAKVAGSRFYFLTGQGALLQLGLLQLALRLAVGNGFIPMIPPVLVRPEVMAGTGFLGAHADEVYRLEADDLYLVGTSEVPMAGYHADEIVDLSEGPLRYAGWSSCFRREAGSYGKDTRGIIRVHQFDKVEGFVYCAPADAEAEHQRLLAWQREMLAQIEVPYRVIDVAAGDLGASAARKFDCEAWVPTQGTYRELTSTSNCTTFQARRLATRYRDANGKPQIAATLNGTLGTTRWLVSILENHQQPDGSVRVPAALVGFVGTEVLEPKG; this comes from the coding sequence GTGATCGACCTGAAACTGCTCCGGGAAGACCCCGACGTCGTACGCCGATCCCAGCTCAGCCGCGGCGAAGACCCGGCGCTGGTAGATGCCCTGCTCACGGCGGACACGGCCCGCCGGACCGCGATCTCGACCGCGGACTCCTTGCGGGCCGAGCAGAAAGCCGCCAGCAAGGGCGTGGGTGGTGCATCGCCCGAAGAGCGTCCCGCCCTGCTGCAACGGGCCAAGGATCTCGCCGAGCAGGTCAAGGCCGCCGAGGCGACGCAGTCCGAAACCGAGACGGCCTTCACCGCAGCACACATGGCAATACCGAACGTCATCCTCGACGGCGTGCCCGCCGGCGGGGAGGACGACTACGCGGTGCTGGACGTGGTCGGCGAACCCCGCGCGATAGACAATCCGAAAGACCACCTGGAACTCGGCGAATCGCTGGGCCTGATCGACATGGCGCGCGGCGCCAAGGTGGCAGGGTCGCGATTCTATTTCTTGACCGGTCAGGGTGCGTTGTTGCAGCTGGGTCTGTTGCAGCTGGCGCTGCGGCTGGCCGTCGGCAACGGCTTCATCCCGATGATCCCGCCGGTGCTGGTGCGACCGGAGGTGATGGCCGGTACCGGATTCCTCGGCGCCCATGCCGACGAGGTCTATCGGCTCGAGGCCGACGACCTGTACCTGGTGGGCACCTCTGAGGTGCCGATGGCGGGCTATCACGCCGACGAGATCGTGGACCTGTCCGAGGGGCCGTTGCGCTACGCCGGATGGTCGTCATGCTTTCGGCGCGAGGCCGGCAGCTACGGCAAGGACACCCGCGGCATCATCCGGGTGCACCAGTTCGACAAGGTGGAAGGCTTCGTCTACTGCGCCCCCGCCGACGCCGAGGCCGAACATCAACGGCTGCTGGCCTGGCAGCGCGAGATGCTGGCGCAGATCGAGGTCCCCTATCGGGTGATCGACGTGGCGGCCGGCGATCTCGGCGCCTCGGCCGCCCGCAAGTTCGACTGCGAGGCGTGGGTGCCGACCCAGGGCACCTACCGCGAGCTGACCTCCACCTCGAACTGCACCACGTTTCAGGCCCGACGGCTGGCGACGCGCTACCGCGACGCCAACGGCAAACCGCAGATCGCGGCCACGTTGAACGGCACGCTGGGCACGACGCGGTGGTTGGTGTCGATTCTGGAAAACCACCAACAGCCCGACGGCAGCGTGCGGGTTCCCGCGGCCCTGGTTGGGTTCGTGGGCACCGAGGTGCTCGAGCCCAAGGGCTAG
- a CDS encoding phytoene desaturase family protein has protein sequence MAEYDAIVIGAGHNGLTAAVLLQRAGLRTLCLDAKLYAGGMASTVELFDGYRFEIAGSVQFPTAAAVISELGLDTLPTVDLEVMSVALRGVGDDPLVQYTDPMKMFAHLNEVHGADAVTGMAGLLAWSQAPTRALGRFESDTLPKTFDQMYACATNEFERSAIDDMLFGSVTDVLDRYFPDREKHAALRGSMTVLAVNTIYRGPATPGSAAALAFGLGIPDGDFVQMKKLSGGIGTLTAHLCRLFERDGGELRLRTKVSEILVDNAEAGARISGVRTEAGDIVAAPIVVSAIAPDVTINDLIDPTVLPSDVRDRYAHIDHRGSYLQMHFALEEAPAFAPPYEALNDPAMQASIGIFCTPEEVQQQWEDCRRGIVPADPTVVLQVPSVHDPDLAPPGKHAASAFAMWFPIEGEQDSHEYGQAKTEMGQRVIDKVTRLAPNFERSIIRHTTFTPKHMGVMFGAPAGDYCHGLLHPDQIGQNRPGPRGFIGQLIPIAGLYLGSAGCHGGPGITFIPGFNAGRAALADR, from the coding sequence ATGGCGGAGTATGACGCGATAGTGATCGGCGCGGGGCACAACGGCCTGACCGCCGCGGTGCTGCTGCAGCGAGCGGGCCTGCGCACCCTCTGCCTGGACGCGAAGCTCTACGCCGGCGGCATGGCCTCCACCGTCGAACTGTTTGACGGCTACCGGTTCGAGATTGCCGGATCGGTGCAGTTCCCGACGGCGGCCGCGGTGATCAGCGAACTCGGCCTGGACACCTTGCCGACTGTGGATCTGGAAGTGATGTCGGTAGCCCTACGCGGCGTGGGCGACGATCCGTTGGTCCAGTACACCGACCCGATGAAGATGTTCGCCCACCTCAACGAGGTGCACGGGGCAGATGCGGTCACCGGGATGGCGGGCCTGCTGGCCTGGAGCCAGGCGCCGACCCGGGCGCTCGGGCGGTTCGAATCCGACACGCTCCCCAAGACCTTCGACCAGATGTATGCGTGCGCCACCAACGAATTCGAGCGATCGGCCATCGACGACATGCTGTTCGGGTCGGTCACCGACGTGCTGGACCGGTACTTTCCGGACCGGGAAAAGCACGCCGCACTACGGGGTTCGATGACGGTCCTTGCCGTCAACACCATCTACCGGGGACCGGCCACGCCGGGTAGCGCCGCCGCGCTTGCCTTCGGTCTGGGTATCCCCGACGGAGACTTCGTGCAGATGAAGAAGCTGAGCGGTGGCATCGGCACACTCACCGCACATCTGTGCCGGCTGTTCGAGCGCGACGGCGGCGAGTTGCGGTTGCGCACCAAGGTCAGCGAGATCCTCGTCGACAACGCCGAGGCCGGAGCGCGGATCAGTGGCGTACGCACCGAGGCGGGCGACATCGTGGCCGCCCCGATCGTGGTGTCCGCGATTGCCCCAGACGTCACGATCAACGACCTGATCGATCCGACGGTGCTGCCCAGCGATGTCCGGGACCGCTACGCGCACATCGACCACCGCGGTAGCTACCTGCAGATGCACTTCGCTCTCGAGGAAGCCCCGGCGTTCGCGCCGCCGTATGAGGCCCTCAACGATCCGGCCATGCAGGCCTCGATCGGCATTTTCTGCACGCCAGAGGAAGTGCAGCAGCAGTGGGAGGACTGCCGCCGCGGGATCGTGCCGGCCGACCCGACCGTCGTGCTGCAGGTACCGTCGGTGCACGACCCCGACCTGGCACCGCCGGGCAAGCACGCCGCATCGGCGTTCGCGATGTGGTTCCCGATCGAGGGCGAACAAGACTCCCATGAGTACGGACAGGCCAAGACCGAAATGGGGCAACGGGTGATCGACAAGGTCACCCGCTTGGCGCCCAACTTCGAGCGCAGCATCATCCGGCACACCACCTTCACTCCCAAGCACATGGGCGTCATGTTCGGAGCGCCCGCTGGCGACTACTGCCACGGCTTGTTGCACCCCGACCAGATAGGTCAGAACCGCCCGGGGCCGAGAGGCTTCATCGGCCAACTGATCCCGATCGCCGGGCTCTACCTGGGCAGCGCGGGATGCCATGGCGGACCGGGAATCACCTTCATCCCCGGTTTCAACGCCGGTCGTGCGGCGCTGGCCGACCGCTAG
- a CDS encoding lysophospholipid acyltransferase family protein: MAEPTYRTLEILAKLLVLATGTRITYVGVVNVPERGGAVIAINHTSYVDWLPAALAMNRRHRRMRFMIKAEMQRVKVVNFLIKRTRTIPVDRGAGAGAYALAVQRLREGELVGVYPEATISRSFELKEFKTGAARMALDADVPIVPVIVWGAQRIWTKGQPRHIGRAKVPIVVQVGPRLPAAGDIAQTDAALRQAMTTLLQEAQRSYPQPAGEYWVPRRLGGTAPTPAEAARLDADEAAARAAGRTPHQSR; this comes from the coding sequence ATGGCGGAGCCGACCTACCGGACCCTCGAGATCCTGGCCAAGTTGCTGGTGCTGGCCACGGGGACCCGGATCACCTATGTCGGCGTCGTGAATGTGCCAGAGCGGGGCGGCGCGGTGATCGCGATCAATCACACCAGCTATGTCGACTGGCTTCCGGCCGCGCTGGCCATGAATCGGCGGCACCGTCGCATGAGGTTCATGATCAAGGCCGAAATGCAACGAGTGAAGGTGGTCAACTTCCTGATCAAGCGCACTCGGACCATTCCGGTGGATCGCGGCGCGGGTGCGGGCGCCTACGCCCTAGCGGTGCAGCGCCTTCGCGAAGGGGAGCTGGTCGGCGTCTACCCAGAGGCGACGATCAGCCGGAGCTTCGAGCTCAAGGAGTTCAAGACCGGGGCCGCGCGGATGGCGCTGGACGCAGACGTGCCGATTGTGCCGGTTATTGTTTGGGGTGCTCAGCGGATCTGGACCAAGGGCCAGCCCAGGCACATCGGACGCGCCAAGGTTCCGATCGTCGTGCAGGTTGGCCCGCGTTTACCGGCTGCCGGTGACATTGCGCAGACCGACGCCGCCCTGCGCCAAGCGATGACCACGCTGCTGCAGGAGGCGCAACGGAGCTACCCGCAGCCAGCAGGGGAGTACTGGGTGCCGCGCCGGCTTGGCGGCACCGCGCCGACTCCGGCCGAGGCAGCTCGGCTGGACGCTGACGAGGCTGCCGCCAGGGCCGCCGGCCGGACACCGCATCAATCGCGGTAG
- a CDS encoding lysophospholipid acyltransferase family protein, with the protein MEPVYGTVIQLARLTWRIQGLRITVTGVENIPVQGGAVIAINHTGYLDFTFGGLPAYQQRLGRKVRFMAKQEVFDQKITGPIMRKLRHIPVDRADGAASYDAAVRLLKAGELVGVYPEATISRSFEIKEFKSGAARMVLEAGVPIVPHIVWGAQRIWTKGHKKKLFRPKVPIVVVVGEPIEPTLPTAELSNLLHSRMQHLLDQAQEQYGPHPSGEFWVPRRLGGSAPSLAEAARLDAQEAAERAARRAQRAHPAGAPEQ; encoded by the coding sequence GTGGAACCGGTATACGGGACGGTCATTCAGCTTGCCCGCTTGACGTGGCGAATCCAGGGGCTCCGCATCACCGTGACTGGTGTGGAGAACATACCCGTCCAGGGTGGTGCGGTCATCGCAATCAACCACACCGGATACCTCGACTTCACCTTCGGCGGGTTGCCGGCCTACCAGCAGCGGCTGGGGCGCAAGGTGCGGTTCATGGCCAAGCAGGAGGTCTTCGACCAGAAGATCACCGGTCCCATCATGCGCAAGCTGCGACACATCCCGGTGGACCGGGCCGACGGCGCCGCGTCCTATGACGCTGCGGTCCGCCTGCTCAAGGCCGGTGAGCTGGTCGGGGTCTATCCGGAGGCAACGATCAGCCGAAGTTTCGAAATCAAAGAATTCAAGTCCGGCGCCGCGCGGATGGTGCTCGAAGCTGGGGTGCCGATCGTCCCCCACATCGTCTGGGGCGCCCAGCGGATCTGGACCAAAGGCCACAAGAAGAAGCTGTTCCGCCCGAAAGTGCCGATCGTGGTGGTCGTCGGCGAACCGATCGAACCCACGCTGCCGACCGCGGAGCTGAGCAATCTGCTGCACTCCCGGATGCAGCACCTGCTCGACCAAGCGCAGGAGCAGTACGGGCCGCATCCGTCCGGCGAGTTCTGGGTGCCGCGCCGGCTGGGCGGCAGCGCGCCATCGCTGGCCGAGGCGGCGCGGCTGGATGCGCAGGAGGCGGCGGAGCGGGCCGCTCGCCGTGCCCAACGCGCCCATCCCGCGGGAGCGCCGGAGCAGTAG
- a CDS encoding lysophospholipid acyltransferase family protein: MAEPFFRMMEVLVPSIVAANGNKITYYGLENIPDRGGALIALNHTSYVDWVPASIAAKERKRRLRFMIKAEMQEVRSVNYVIKHAQLIPVDRAEGANAYGVAVQRLREGELVGVHPEATISRSLELREFKTGAARMALEAQVPIVPMIVWGAQRIWPKGHPKNLFRNKVPISVAIGPGLPPAGDPTELNATLRQAMESMLHWVQEQYPHPEGEFWVPQRLGGGAPSPEQSSQFRIAELAERARKRGYDGVTSRSSSKGGPH, translated from the coding sequence ATGGCAGAGCCATTCTTCCGAATGATGGAAGTGCTTGTTCCGTCGATCGTTGCGGCTAACGGAAACAAGATCACCTACTACGGGTTGGAGAACATCCCCGACCGGGGCGGCGCGTTGATCGCCCTCAACCACACCAGCTATGTGGACTGGGTCCCCGCCTCCATTGCCGCCAAGGAACGCAAACGTCGGCTGCGGTTCATGATCAAGGCCGAGATGCAGGAGGTGAGGTCGGTCAACTATGTGATCAAGCACGCCCAGCTGATTCCCGTTGACCGCGCCGAGGGCGCCAATGCCTATGGGGTCGCCGTCCAACGACTGCGTGAGGGTGAACTGGTCGGGGTACACCCCGAGGCGACGATCAGCCGCAGCCTCGAACTACGGGAATTCAAGACCGGGGCGGCCCGGATGGCGCTCGAGGCTCAGGTACCGATAGTCCCGATGATCGTCTGGGGCGCGCAGCGGATTTGGCCGAAGGGTCACCCCAAGAATCTGTTCCGCAACAAGGTTCCGATCAGTGTGGCCATTGGCCCCGGGCTACCGCCGGCGGGCGATCCGACGGAACTCAACGCCACGCTGCGGCAAGCGATGGAATCGATGCTGCACTGGGTGCAGGAGCAGTACCCTCACCCCGAAGGGGAATTCTGGGTGCCACAGCGGCTGGGTGGCGGCGCGCCAAGTCCGGAGCAGTCCAGCCAATTCCGCATCGCGGAGTTGGCCGAACGCGCCCGCAAGCGTGGATATGACGGCGTTACCTCACGCAGTTCCAGCAAAGGCGGACCACACTGA